The following proteins are co-located in the Methanobrevibacter thaueri genome:
- a CDS encoding class III signal peptide-containing protein, whose translation MFRKLDDTGQGSAELILILGGLIIIVLLVGSYMSNIANTTQDTIQNLLKTEKDFLINKI comes from the coding sequence ATGTTTAGAAAACTAGATGATACAGGTCAGGGAAGCGCCGAACTGATCCTTATTTTGGGAGGGTTGATAATAATCGTGCTTCTGGTCGGAAGTTATATGTCAAATATAGCAAACACGACACAAGACACCATTCAAAACTTGTTAAAAACAGAAAAAGACTTTTTAATTAATAAAATATGA
- the fwdF gene encoding tungsten-dependent formylmethanofuran dehydrogenase subunit FwdF yields the protein MFNIEREGVERRILSYKDKNCVGCGICVNVCPTDSLKLGPIVPIARGLIEMDLVSCSSDSCVLCGLCSTACPFDALSLTIDGVAIKEMGEYPNWNVESTVDDEECMYCGRCYSVCPSDSILFERNLPNPVDLVRGEIEINADDCIYCSFCADMCPAGAINIKNVPASSSDVVNNSIEVDLSKCIFCGICKRVCPENAIKQICSTCMVSDEIPKPEITGETFISEESCVNCSWCSEICPVDAITITKPFEGTLELVESDEKVCKGDSCHACLDVCPCNAVEIVDGKSVTNLDFCNLCGACVTACPQDIRVVSRTAMKLENINSESWNEILNTLLVGK from the coding sequence ATGTTTAATATTGAGAGAGAGGGTGTAGAACGCCGTATTTTGTCCTACAAGGATAAAAATTGTGTCGGCTGTGGAATCTGTGTAAACGTTTGTCCGACCGATTCATTGAAGTTAGGTCCAATCGTGCCAATTGCACGTGGATTGATAGAAATGGATTTGGTTTCTTGCAGCTCAGATTCTTGTGTACTTTGTGGATTATGTTCAACCGCTTGTCCGTTTGATGCATTATCATTAACAATTGATGGTGTGGCCATTAAGGAAATGGGCGAGTATCCTAACTGGAATGTTGAATCTACAGTTGATGATGAAGAGTGCATGTACTGTGGCAGATGTTATTCCGTATGTCCAAGCGACTCCATACTATTTGAAAGGAACCTTCCTAATCCAGTAGACCTGGTTAGGGGAGAAATTGAGATAAATGCTGATGATTGTATTTATTGCTCCTTCTGTGCGGACATGTGTCCTGCCGGAGCTATTAACATCAAGAATGTTCCGGCTTCAAGCAGTGACGTGGTAAACAACTCCATTGAAGTGGACTTGTCCAAATGTATTTTCTGTGGAATATGTAAGAGAGTATGTCCTGAAAATGCAATTAAACAAATCTGTTCCACTTGTATGGTAAGTGATGAAATACCTAAACCTGAAATCACCGGTGAAACTTTCATTTCAGAGGAATCCTGTGTAAACTGTTCATGGTGTTCTGAAATCTGTCCGGTTGATGCAATCACAATCACCAAACCGTTCGAAGGTACTTTGGAACTGGTTGAAAGTGATGAAAAGGTTTGTAAAGGTGACTCATGTCATGCATGTCTTGATGTATGTCCATGTAATGCAGTGGAAATTGTTGATGGAAAATCAGTAACTAATTTGGACTTCTGTAACTTGTGCGGCGCTTGCGTAACCGCATGTCCACAGGATATTAGAGTCGTTTCCAGAACAGCAATGAAACTGGAAAATATTAATTCCGAATCATGGAATGAAATCTTAAATACTTTATTGGTTGGAAAATAG
- a CDS encoding 4Fe-4S binding protein has translation MAVKIDPDACGHIQDCPVQGLCIKLCEQGAIIEEDGDVKIVPENCDDCDLCIQNCPNQAISKA, from the coding sequence ATGGCAGTAAAAATTGATCCTGATGCTTGCGGACATATACAAGACTGTCCGGTTCAAGGATTATGTATTAAACTTTGTGAGCAAGGGGCAATCATAGAGGAAGACGGAGACGTAAAAATAGTCCCTGAAAACTGTGATGATTGCGATCTTTGTATACAAAATTGTCCAAATCAAGCCATATCTAAAGCATGA
- a CDS encoding phosphopantetheine adenylyltransferase, producing MNSKKYRKVAVGGTFDKFHDGHKKLLSTAFEIGNEIEIGVTSDAFGGLKGDIDSCKERMSNLKSFFGDKSNFIVIPLEDPYGTTIYDADFDAIVVSEETEPTAVEINEIRISKGMKPLDIVVVSFVLAYDGNPISSTRIRRGEISKNGNFIR from the coding sequence ATGAATTCTAAAAAATATCGTAAAGTGGCCGTTGGAGGAACTTTTGATAAGTTTCATGATGGTCATAAGAAGTTGTTATCAACTGCTTTTGAAATTGGTAATGAAATTGAGATTGGTGTGACTTCCGATGCATTTGGAGGTTTAAAAGGAGATATAGATTCCTGTAAAGAGAGAATGAGCAATCTTAAATCCTTTTTTGGAGATAAATCTAATTTCATAGTCATTCCTTTGGAAGATCCTTATGGAACTACAATATATGATGCGGATTTTGACGCTATTGTCGTAAGTGAGGAGACTGAACCGACTGCAGTTGAAATAAACGAGATTAGAATTTCTAAAGGTATGAAACCTCTTGATATTGTTGTTGTTAGTTTTGTGTTAGCTTATGATGGAAATCCTATCTCTTCAACACGAATTAGGCGTGGCGAAATTAGTAAAAATGGGAATTTCATCAGATAA